From the Colletotrichum lupini chromosome 10, complete sequence genome, one window contains:
- a CDS encoding major facilitator superfamily transporter, which translates to MSTASSKENSLPSDVAVAEASASKSAVVEHPKADADAVAKAEDHIIPPAIQPLQLSDEPSDAAPHTEPELIPPVYITGWRLYAIISGLCMSLFLSTLETTIVTTSLVSITNALHGFEQRDWIVTSYLLTYTGFLIIFAKFSDVLGRKFVVLLSLAIFTIFSIVCGVISSMVQLIIFRAFQGVGASGIYAMVNVINPELVPSDKWGNIVAGTSLVLVFSSVLGPVLGGVINDHSSWRWVFLLNAPTGAFATALLAFLLPSNFPHQGRGVNQPSMRDKFSGAAIARLDFVGAAVLLAASILLVFGFEEAGSRYPWNSPIVISTIVCGGSLFLAFIACEYVVGKPKYPQEPVFPLRLLKDRHVVGLFLTAFFTGLPFMTALINLPQRFQAVHGLTPFAAGVHTLPLLLSSPLAAAVSGPLTTKMDVPPFYLLLFGACMQILGVGLASSVTPDRLRDLLGFEAIMGFGFGMTLVTVLIYVPFLVDRRDLAVSMGAVTQFRTLGGTIGLAVGATILNNHLASSLPNYLTPSEMQSISDSVQFIDSLPAPTRTAVRSVFSEGYNEQLRTMLYFSVAVLVSLTLMWDRNLKRARDMKGY; encoded by the exons ATGTCAACGGCATCATCAAAGGAAAATTCTCTCCCCTCCGACGTCGCAGTGGCCGAAGCTTCGGCCTCAAAAAGCGCCGTTGTCGAACATCCAAAGGCCGATGCAGATGCTGTCGCAAAGGCCGAAGATCATATAATCCCGCCTGCAATCCAGCCACTTCAATTGAGTGACGAACCCTCTGATGCTGCTCCTCACACAGAACCGGAGTTGATACCTCCCGTATATATCACAGGATGGAGGCTCTACGCCATCATATCCGG ATTGTGCATGTCGCTCTTCTTGTCCACGCTTGAGACCACCATCGTTACCACGTCACTTGTCTCCATTACCAACGCTTTACACGGGTTTGAGCAGCGGGATTGGATCGTCACCTCGTATCTGCTTACTTACACTG GATTTCTCATCATATTCGCCAAGTTCAGTGACGTGCTAGGCAGAAAATTCGTCGTTCTCCTATCTTTGGCCATCTTCACGATATTTTCCATCGTGTGCGGTGTAATATCGTCCATGGTACAGCT TATCATCTTCCGTGCCTTTCAGGGAGTCGGAGCGTCTGGCATATATGCCATGGTCAATGTGATTAACCCTGAACTGGTTCCGTCCGACAAATGGGGCAATATCGTCGCTGGCACCTCGCTTGTTCTCGTCTTCAGCTCCGTGCTAGGCCCAGTCCTAGGAGGCGTAATCAACGACCACTCGAGTTGGCGATGGGTCTTTTTACTCAA TGCGCCGACGGGCGCTTTTGCAACCGCTCTCCTCGCGTTCCTTTTGCCGTCCAATTTTCCGCACCAGGGCCGCGGGGTAAATCAGCCAAGCATGCGGGACAAGTTCAGCGGAGCCGCAATCGCCAGGCTAGACTTTGTAGGAGCCGCCGTGCTGCTCGCAGCATCAATCCTTCTCGTCTTTGGCTTCGAGGAGGCCGGCTCAAGATATCCGTGGAACAGCCCCATCGTCATTTCTACGATTGTTTGCGGAGGCAGTCTCTTTTTGGCCTTCATTGCATGTGAGTACGTGGTTGGCAAGCCAAAGTATCCACAAGAGCCCGTATTCCCTCTGCGGCTGTTGAAGGATCGACACGTTGTTGGCCTGTTTTT GACCGCCTTCTTCACCGGCCTGCCGTTCATGACCGCCTTGATCAACCTCCCGCAGCGCTTCCAAGCCGTCCACGGATTGACTCCCTTTGCTGCGGGCGTCCATACGCTCCCTCTCCTCCTCAGCTCTCCACTTGCCGCCGCAGTGTCTGGCCCGTTGACCACCAAGATGGACGTGCCGCCTTTCTATCTGTTGCTATTTGGGGCGTGCATGCAGATTCTGGGCGTGGGCCTCGCTAGCTCCGTAACTCCTGATAGATTGAGAGACTTGCTGGGGTTCGAAGCGATCATGGGCTTTGGCTTTGGTATGACACTGGTGACGGTCCTCATCTATGTCCCTTTCCTGGTTGACCGGCGGGACCTTG CCGTTTCAATGGGAGCCGTAACACAGTTTCGGACATTGGGGGGCACCATTGGCTTGGCCGTGGG GGCGACCATTCTCAACAACCACCTCGCATCCAGTCTCCCAAACTACCTCACCCCCTCAGAGATGCAATCCATTTCCGATTCGGTTCAATTCATAGACAGTCTACCAGCCCCCACACGGACTGCCGTTCGATCCGTGTTCAGCGAGGGTTACAACGAGCAGCTCCGTACCATGCTCTACTTTAGCGTCGCCGTTCTCGTCTCCTTGACACTCATGTGGGATCGAAACCTTAAACGGGCCCGTGACATGAAGGGGTATTGA
- a CDS encoding GMC oxidoreductase, translating into MSGAIPDEFDIIVCGGGSCGCVVAGRLANLDHNLKVLLIENGESNLNNPWVFRPGIYPRNMKLDSKTATFYESRPSKHLSGRSAIVPCANILGGGSSINFMMYTRASASDYDDFQAKGWSTKELLPLMKKHETYQRASHNRDTHGFDGPIKVSFGNYTYPIKDDFLRAASSQGIPVVDDLQDLSTGHGAEHWLKWINRDTGRRSDSAHAYIHATRAKHSNLYLACNTKVDKVIIENGRAVGVHTIPSKPLVPSEVKGRTFRARKQIVISGGTLSSPLILQRSGVGDPEKLRRAGVEPIVDLPGVGLNFQDHYLTFSTYRAKPGTESFDDFVRGDPETQKRVFDEWNIKGTGPLATNGIEAGVKIRPTPEELAEFEKWPTPHFKDGWKSYFENKPDKPVMHYSVIAGWFGDHMVMPPGNFFTMFHFLEYPFSRGSTHIKSPNPYDAPDFDAGFMNDERDMVPMVWGYIKSRETARRMDAYAGEVANMHPFFSYDSEARARDMDLETTNKYALPGNLSAGIQHGSWTQPLNEAESKADKIKTLSAHRVDAREELKYSDEDIKAVEEWVKRHVETTWHSLGTCSMAPKEGNSIVKHGVLDERLNVHGVKGLKVADLSICPDNVGCNTYSTALLIGEKAAMLVAEDLGYSGEALEMKVPTYHAPGEFVLQHRL; encoded by the exons ATGAGTGGAGCTATCCCGGACGAGTTTGACATTATTGTCTGTGGTGGTGGCAGCTGTGGTTGTGTCGTTGCTGGACG ACTTGCCAACTTGGACCACAATCTCAAGGTGCTTCTAATTGAGAATGGCGAGAGCAACCTCAACAACCCATGGGTGTTCCGCCCGGGTATCTACCCACGGAACATGAAGCTCGACTCAAAGACGGCTACGTTCTACGAGTCCAGGCCGTCCAAGCACCTCTCTGGACGCTCGGCCATTGTTCCCTGCGCCAATATTCTCGGCGGAGGCTCTTCGATCAACTTCATG ATGTACACCCGTGCATCCGCCTCCGACTACGATGATTTCCAGGCAAAGGGCTGGTCTACCAAGGAGCTCCTGCCTCTGATGAAGAAGCACGAGACATATCAGCGAGCTTCCCACAACAG GGACACTCACGGATTCGACGGGCCTATTAAGGTTTCCTTCGGCAACTA CACGTACCCCATCAAGGACGATTTCCTTCGTGCTGCTTCGTCCCAGGGTATCCCTGTCGTTGACGATCTCCAGGATCTGTCAACTGGTCATGGAGCTGAGCACTGGCTAAAGTGGATCAACCGAGAT ACTGGACGTCGCAGTGACAGCGCTCACGCTTACATCCACGCAACCCGGGCTAAGCACTCCAACCTGTACCTTGCTTGCAACACCAAGGTTGACAAGGTCATCATTGAGAACGGCCGGGCTGTTGGTGTTCACACCAT CCCGAGCAAGCCACTTGTCCCCAGCGAGGTTAAGGGACGCACGTTCAGGGCTCGCAAGCAGATTGTAATTTCCGGTGGCACTCTTTCTTCGCCTCTCATTCTCCAGCGCTCTGGGGTTGGTGACCCGGAGAAGCTTCGTCGCGCTGGTGTAGAGCCCATTGTCGACCTTCCCGGCGTTGGTCTCAACTTCCAGGACCACTACCTCACGTTCTCGACCTACCGCGCGAAGCCCGGTACCGAGAGTTTTGATGACTTTGTCCGCGGAGACCCAGAGACTCAGAAGC GCGTCTTTGATGAGTGGAATATCAAGGGCACTGGTCCCCTCGCCACCAACGGCATTGAAGCAGGTGTTAAGATTCGCCCTACTCCCGAGGAACTCGCCGAGTTTGAGAAATGGCCTACTCCACACTTCAAGGACGGCTGGAAGTCGTACTTTGAGAACAAGCCCGACAAGCCAGTCATGCACTACTCAGTCATTGCTGGCTGGTTCGGTGACCACATGGTGATGCCCCCCGGAAACTTCTTCACCATGTTCCACTTCCTCGAGTACCCCTTCTCCCGTGGATCCACCCACATCAAGTCACCCAACCCCTACGACGCGCCCGACTTCGATGCCGGCTTCATGAACGACGAGCGAGACATGGTCCCTATGGTCTGGGGTTACATCAAGTCCCGCGAGACAGCCCGCCGCATGGACGCTTACGCCGGAGAGGTTGCCAACATGCACCCCTTCTTCTCGTATGACTCGGAGGCGCGCGCAAGAGATATGGACCTCGAGACAACCAACAAGTATGCCCTGCCCGGTAACCTGAGCGCGGGTATCCAGCACGGTAGCTGGACGCAGCCGCTTAACGAGGCCGAGAGCAAGGCCGACAAGATCAAGACTCTCTCAGCTCACCGCGTTGATGCTCGCGAGGAGCTCAAGTACTCTGATGAGGATATCAAGGCTGTTGAGGAGTGGGTTAAGCGCCACGTTGAGACCACCTGGCACAGTCTCGGA ACCTGCTCCATGGCTCCCAAGGAGGGCAACAGCATCGTCAAGCACGGTGTCTTGGACGAGCGTCTAAACGTCCACGGCGTCAAGGGCCTCAAGGTTGCCGATCTTTCCATCTGCCCCGACAACGTCGGTTGCAACAC ATATTCAACCGCTCTTCTCATCGGAGAGAAGGCTGCCATGCTCGTCGCCGAAGACTTGGGTTACTCTGGCGAGGCCCTCGAGATGAAGGTGCCCACATATCACGCGCCCGGCGAGTTTGTCCTTCAACATCGTCTCTAA
- a CDS encoding FMN-dependent dehydrogenase, translating into MFSVSLRTLAGTGTYGRLRHDWACPDLILTTSAKSILGIYPNSPHIKSRNTPSWGLYQRENFWKLNEGEVPQFNTHPDKLEELAKQKLTQNGWYYASSNAGLSHTHLANRQAFFRHKIVPRQLVDTNKRSTRTTIFGHEVSAPFGIAPIGINKIYHPQGELPVAKVAGELGIPYSLSTAGSYAIEDVAQANDAGRASAIEAQSADKSKIPEGPRFFQLYMPHDDELTLSLLTRAHESGFTACILTTDTWQLGWRHDDIATSNYAFYRGIGADLGLTDPVFRKRLAAKGIDPQKEPEKAAAMWIDSIWHGRAWSWDKAVWAREQWQKISGGKPFLIKGIQRVDDAEKAADLGFEGIVVSNHAGRQVDGAIASLDALEKIAERVGDRIVVTFDSGIRGAADVVKALALGAKFVFLGRLWIWGLSIMGEHGVRHVLRGLLADLDILMNVAGIQKVKDIDKSLLESLPRSYGLTSEKSKL; encoded by the exons ATGTTTAGTGTGAGTCTACGCACGCTGGCAGGGACCGGCACGTACGGTCGG TTACGTCATGACTGGGCATGTCCTGATCTCATTCTCACG ACATCTGCCAAGAGTATACTTGGCATCT ACCCCAACTCTCCCCACATCAAATCGCGCAATACTCCATCTTGGGGCTTGTATCAGCGGGAGAACTTTTGGAAGCTAAATGAGGGCGAAGTTCCCCAATTTAACACTC ACCCCGACAAACTTGAGGAGCTTGCCAAGCAGAAGTTGACTCAAAATGGATG GTACTATGCATCTTCGAACGCGGGCCTTTCACACACGCATCTCGCCAACCGGCAGGCATTCTTCCGGCACAAAATCGTCCCTCGTCAATTAGTCGACACCAACAAGCGTTCGACCCGGACCACCATCTTCGGTCACGAGGTTTCTGCCCCCTTCGGAATTGCTCCGATCGGCATCAACAAGATTTACCACCCGCAAGGCGAACTACCCGTGGCCAAAGTGGCCGGAGAGCTGGGCATCCCTTACAGCCTCTCAACAGCCGGATCGTATGCGATTGAGGACGTCGCTCAAGCCAATGATGCTGGGCGCGCTTCAGCCATCGAAGCTCAGTCCGCAGACAAGTCCAAGATCCCAGAGGGCCCGCGTTTCTTCCAGCTTTACATGCCCCACGATGACGAGCTTACCCTCTCCTTGTTGACGAGGGCTCATGAGTCTGGCTTCACGGCATGCATTCTCACGACAGATACATGGCAGCTGGGATGGCGACATGACGACATCGCAACGTCGAATTATGCGTTTTACCGCGGTATCGGTGCTGACTTGGGCCTCACCGACCCCGTGTTCCGGAAACGCCTCGCGGCTAAAGGGATCGATCCCCAGAAAGAGCCGGAGAAGGCTGCCGCGATGTGGATCGACAGTATCTGGCACGGCCGCGCGTGGTCCTGGGATAAGGCCGTGTGGGCAAGGGAGCAATGGCAGAAGATCAGCGGTGGAAAGCCATTCTTGATCAAGGGCATTCAAAGGGTGGACGATGCGGAGAAGGCGGCGGATCTAGGATTCGAGGGTATCGTAGTGAGCAACCACGCTGGAAGGCAGGTTGACGGGGCCATTGCGAGTTTGGATGCGCTGGAGAAGATTGCGGAGAGGGTTGGAGACAGAATTGTTGTCACGTTTGATAGCGGTATTAGGGGTGCGGCGGACGTGGTGAAGGCGCTGGCGCTCGGTGCCAAGTTTGTTTTCCTTGGGAGGTTATGGATTTGGGGATTGAGCATCATGGGAGAGCATGGGGTGAGGCATGTGCTGAGGGGGCTGTTGGCGGATTTGGATATCTTGATGAATGTGGCGGGGATCCAAAAGGTGAAGGATATTGACAAGAGCTTGTTAGAGTCTTTGCCCAGGTCTTATGGACTGACCTCGGAGAAGAGCAAATTGTAA